One genomic window of Stieleria sp. JC731 includes the following:
- a CDS encoding efflux RND transporter periplasmic adaptor subunit, with protein MNQKTKRIPDFRGPLVTLCVIVVVAIAGLYLFTSIPASNGWPLASLSADSDHSEDSGHDESHEGHDHSGHDHEGHSEADSIELSDQARANLRLTTTVASVQPFSEYVEIPGVVTPWPGRTHITITSPLTGVINSIRVSRGELVASGTPLFTLRLTHQDLVQTQEKFLTSLGQLDVEEREIRRLSSIASSGAIAANKRIEREYERDRLLASIQAARQSMLLHGLNVDQINQIERTRELVREVTVYAPILHTDRSIHHDSIDPPLPPSAGHQGAGSQFVTHDSRHANENHGQQLTSLVQPPPAHPEHVDADFLITDLLVSRGQSVQAGETLCQLSDYSQLLIEGSAFQRDSETLRRAADREADLQAVVELGFQDRKIVDGLKIVYLGNEVDRESRALPFYVMLGNEVERSVQVGDERFVSWRYKPGQRLTIRVPLQMLDEAIVVPKEAVAEEGPERYVFVENDHHFDRVSVHVLAQDSVNVAIANDGQLWPGQTVAVSGSHQLQMAIKNKSGGAIDPHAGHNH; from the coding sequence ATGAATCAGAAAACAAAGCGGATTCCCGACTTTCGTGGGCCTCTCGTCACGCTATGCGTCATAGTTGTGGTGGCGATCGCAGGTCTGTATCTCTTTACTAGTATTCCCGCAAGCAACGGATGGCCGTTGGCGTCGTTGTCAGCGGATTCGGATCATTCCGAAGACAGCGGGCACGACGAATCGCATGAGGGGCATGATCATTCAGGCCACGATCATGAGGGGCACTCCGAAGCCGACTCGATCGAGTTAAGTGATCAAGCTCGGGCAAATTTGCGTTTGACAACGACCGTTGCCAGCGTGCAACCATTTAGCGAATACGTGGAAATCCCCGGTGTCGTGACGCCATGGCCTGGAAGGACTCACATCACGATCACCTCGCCGTTAACAGGCGTCATCAATTCGATTCGTGTATCTCGCGGTGAATTGGTAGCCAGCGGCACGCCGCTATTTACGCTGCGACTGACGCACCAAGACCTCGTGCAAACGCAGGAAAAGTTTTTGACGTCGTTGGGGCAATTGGATGTAGAGGAGCGAGAGATTCGGCGTTTATCTTCGATTGCTTCATCAGGGGCGATCGCAGCAAACAAACGTATCGAACGTGAATATGAACGAGATCGATTGTTAGCGAGTATCCAGGCGGCACGGCAATCGATGCTGTTGCATGGTCTAAATGTCGATCAGATCAATCAAATCGAACGCACTCGAGAGTTGGTCCGCGAAGTCACCGTGTATGCTCCGATCCTGCATACCGATCGTTCCATCCACCATGATTCGATAGACCCACCTCTGCCACCATCGGCTGGCCATCAAGGTGCGGGAAGCCAATTTGTGACGCACGATTCAAGGCATGCCAATGAGAATCACGGTCAACAGTTGACGTCCTTGGTTCAGCCTCCTCCGGCACATCCCGAACATGTTGATGCGGATTTCTTGATCACCGATTTGTTGGTGAGCCGAGGGCAGTCGGTTCAGGCGGGAGAAACGCTTTGCCAGCTTTCGGACTATAGCCAACTTTTGATCGAAGGCTCAGCCTTCCAGCGTGACAGCGAAACCCTACGTCGTGCCGCCGATCGAGAGGCTGATTTGCAAGCCGTGGTCGAACTCGGTTTCCAAGATCGAAAAATCGTCGATGGATTGAAGATCGTTTACCTAGGCAACGAAGTCGACCGTGAATCAAGGGCACTGCCGTTCTACGTCATGCTTGGGAACGAAGTCGAACGCAGCGTTCAGGTTGGTGACGAGCGATTTGTCAGTTGGCGATACAAGCCGGGGCAGCGTTTAACAATTCGAGTTCCGCTTCAAATGCTTGATGAAGCCATCGTTGTTCCAAAAGAAGCCGTTGCCGAGGAAGGTCCCGAGCGATACGTCTTTGTCGAAAATGATCATCATTTCGATAGAGTCTCTGTCCATGTTCTCGCACAGGATTCGGTCAATGTCGCGATCGCGAACGATGGGCAGCTTTGGCCTGGGCAAACGGTCGCGGTAAGCGGGTCTCACCAATTACAGATGGCGATCAAAAACAAGAGCGGTGGAGCGATCGATCCACATGCCGGACATAACCACTAA
- a CDS encoding sugar phosphate isomerase/epimerase family protein translates to MPALHRRLLLQSAAMLPFASLANANHTSTGRCTIGFGTYGHPNYSLTESIRLVASTGFDSIEIAAMPTYHGAPDQLTPADRQEVRQLVSDSGLQIGALMGLPNPDPKKSAEQNAWVEQMLQLAHDLSPQKPPIIQSVLGGGEWMEKRSIFRDVLGSWTELARKAGIRLAIKPHRGQAMSLPEHAIWLFEQLKQQESLCMVYDPSHFVFRGLDLQKTVQQSLRYTGYIVLKDAVEQDGKVNFALPGESRTMPHVELLRQFIEGGYRGEVCSEVSSMIWRQAGYDCKQATEVCFQNLSSIVDKASVGASPT, encoded by the coding sequence GTGCCAGCTCTTCATCGTCGACTACTGCTGCAAAGTGCCGCGATGCTTCCATTCGCATCGTTGGCCAACGCAAACCATACTTCTACGGGCCGATGCACGATCGGATTCGGAACCTACGGGCATCCCAACTATTCACTGACTGAGTCGATCCGGCTGGTGGCATCAACAGGATTCGACTCGATCGAAATCGCGGCGATGCCGACCTACCACGGGGCACCTGATCAGCTGACACCAGCGGATCGTCAAGAAGTTCGGCAACTGGTTTCAGACAGCGGTCTGCAGATCGGCGCTTTGATGGGGCTTCCTAATCCGGATCCAAAGAAGTCGGCCGAGCAAAATGCCTGGGTTGAACAGATGCTTCAGCTTGCACATGACCTGTCACCGCAGAAACCTCCGATCATCCAGTCAGTCCTCGGTGGAGGTGAATGGATGGAAAAGCGATCGATCTTTCGTGACGTCTTGGGATCCTGGACGGAGCTGGCTCGAAAGGCAGGCATCCGACTTGCCATCAAGCCCCACCGTGGCCAGGCGATGTCGCTACCCGAGCATGCCATTTGGCTGTTTGAACAGCTGAAGCAACAAGAATCTCTGTGCATGGTCTATGACCCAAGTCACTTCGTTTTCCGCGGCTTAGACCTGCAGAAGACTGTTCAACAGTCGTTGCGTTACACCGGATACATCGTGCTCAAAGATGCGGTTGAGCAAGACGGCAAGGTGAACTTTGCGTTGCCAGGAGAGTCCAGAACGATGCCGCACGTGGAACTTCTTCGGCAGTTTATCGAAGGCGGCTATCGAGGTGAAGTTTGCAGCGAGGTCAGTTCGATGATCTGGCGTCAAGCAGGCTACGACTGCAAACAGGCGACCGAAGTCTGCTTTCAAAACTTGTCATCCATCGTCGATAAAGCTTCTGTGGGTGCTTCACCGACCTAG